In one Flammeovirga yaeyamensis genomic region, the following are encoded:
- a CDS encoding SpoIIE family protein phosphatase, which produces MKWMNTIAILLICSISVIANDFDHEKPTPYIKYLNTLDGLSTFDINTIDEDRQGRIWFGNKGGAKGFDIYDGKKFEKWSTVKNNYLIKNALKSHQIKNGKIWILYQNFGNQGSLAVLEPIKKEVHYHHIIKDQKGEEKDLKQIKFIDMFFTNSEDAVYLLDNQKKLYKLTLDKNAKPEFISEINSPIDASKAKYAQTSVYVDSKETLWLSHGFKLFMKKESDVKFKMIQSDHMNKDYIINRFYQDNNGKMLILTNFGLFTVHRGVMVPVIKDSKHPINKTRITAMYHDELGNYWLGTWDGLYRSGGLTKTSKFELIDKNIKSKVFNCITGDSFGGIWFSVKDFGVGYIDLYNTTFGIIRNKDKEGKSKNVNYYFKDSKNREWILTSQGLSVRDLKTGKKGEYKKQQKESHKTLPQTDALGVFETSSGEIWVYFVNLYLCRVVGNDVTNLHLDFRYLNMNIVRNISGIEEDENGVFWVSSVDKGVASYNPKSFKLDSQPYDEFKKGSLSIVKDPRSNKMWFSTSKKGVFSFEIDRNSKVGKIENFKVINQENKENLPIRFLQFDEDYTLWGGNRNKKVFYKKDEEKEFTTLAQFDQIKDPVFNNIKVDGRAIWIVGDHLNYFDLDDEHLISFSSNSTKNNLFSKYEINQNHNGDIFFCGSNGVLFTNKKNIKFSPYQPKVFFNGLQVNGDWVDVGEEVNGRVLLSTYLDHSKKLELAYAENEVAISVRGIYPPAPNKITYKYRLKKENNKDQKWLTTKNEDINFGSVVPGTYEVEIFAEDHQGNVSKKNVLSLKVKKPWWMYPIVWVAFMILFMLIGIIIYKSKVKQHKEKAKLLENIVQERTKEIQMRNEELHQQSEELEQQRDHLFEANQTISTKNELITQSLNYAKTIQETILPIDDQMESSFTDHFVYYRPKDIVSGDFYWMAKEENKTIIACVDCTGHGVPGALMSMVGNAVLNQIVKEKKIFSPKVILEELDSRIKKILKQEKGFNDDGMDLSICCLERQEQKIKLTFSGAKNDLYYARSFENEVSVIKGTKRHIGGKIASSKEFEEESMYFLPGDRIYLFTDGIIDLHNGERRRFGRKRLIELVENTLDTPVSIQGEKIVKHVEEYSENQLQRDDITFMAMAL; this is translated from the coding sequence ATGAAATGGATGAACACTATAGCTATACTACTAATTTGTTCGATTAGTGTGATAGCCAACGATTTTGATCACGAAAAACCAACACCCTACATTAAGTATTTAAATACGTTGGATGGTCTTAGTACTTTCGATATCAATACGATTGATGAAGATCGTCAGGGAAGAATTTGGTTTGGAAATAAAGGCGGAGCCAAAGGTTTTGATATTTATGATGGAAAAAAATTCGAGAAATGGTCTACCGTAAAAAATAATTATTTGATAAAAAACGCCTTAAAATCACATCAAATTAAGAATGGTAAAATTTGGATTCTGTATCAAAATTTTGGTAACCAAGGTTCTTTAGCTGTTTTAGAACCTATTAAAAAAGAAGTGCATTATCATCACATTATCAAAGATCAGAAAGGAGAAGAAAAAGACTTAAAGCAAATTAAATTTATTGATATGTTCTTCACGAATAGTGAGGACGCGGTGTACTTACTGGACAATCAGAAAAAGTTATATAAGCTAACGCTTGATAAGAATGCAAAGCCTGAATTTATATCAGAAATTAACTCACCTATTGATGCTTCTAAAGCAAAATATGCTCAGACAAGTGTCTATGTGGATTCAAAAGAAACACTATGGCTTTCGCATGGTTTTAAATTATTCATGAAGAAAGAAAGTGATGTAAAATTTAAAATGATCCAATCGGATCACATGAACAAAGATTACATTATCAATAGGTTCTATCAGGACAATAATGGCAAAATGTTAATCCTTACCAATTTTGGTTTGTTTACTGTTCATCGAGGAGTGATGGTTCCCGTAATTAAAGACAGTAAACATCCAATTAATAAGACAAGAATTACAGCAATGTACCATGATGAACTGGGCAATTATTGGTTGGGAACATGGGACGGTTTGTACAGATCCGGTGGTTTAACAAAAACATCAAAGTTTGAGCTGATAGATAAGAATATTAAATCAAAGGTTTTCAATTGTATTACGGGTGATTCTTTTGGTGGTATTTGGTTCTCTGTAAAGGATTTTGGTGTGGGATACATCGATTTATACAATACTACTTTTGGGATTATTCGTAATAAAGATAAAGAAGGAAAGAGCAAGAATGTCAACTACTATTTTAAAGATTCAAAAAACAGAGAATGGATACTTACGAGTCAGGGTTTGAGTGTAAGGGATCTAAAAACAGGAAAGAAAGGGGAGTATAAAAAGCAACAGAAAGAATCGCATAAAACATTACCACAGACAGATGCCTTAGGTGTTTTCGAAACGTCAAGTGGTGAAATTTGGGTCTACTTTGTCAATCTCTATTTATGTAGAGTGGTGGGGAATGATGTAACCAACCTACATTTAGATTTCAGATACTTGAACATGAATATTGTGCGTAATATTTCGGGTATTGAAGAAGATGAAAATGGTGTTTTCTGGGTTTCTTCTGTAGATAAAGGTGTTGCCTCTTATAATCCAAAATCTTTTAAACTAGATAGTCAGCCTTACGATGAGTTTAAGAAGGGAAGTTTATCTATTGTTAAAGACCCACGAAGTAACAAAATGTGGTTTAGTACTTCGAAAAAAGGAGTTTTTAGTTTTGAAATTGATAGGAATAGTAAAGTAGGAAAAATCGAAAATTTCAAAGTAATAAACCAAGAAAATAAGGAGAATCTACCCATTCGTTTCTTACAATTTGATGAAGATTATACCTTATGGGGAGGAAATAGAAATAAGAAAGTTTTTTACAAAAAGGATGAGGAGAAAGAGTTTACTACTTTAGCTCAATTTGATCAGATAAAAGATCCTGTATTTAATAATATCAAGGTAGACGGAAGAGCTATTTGGATTGTAGGGGATCACTTAAATTATTTTGATCTTGATGATGAACACTTGATATCGTTTTCATCAAATAGCACTAAAAACAACTTATTTAGTAAATATGAGATAAATCAAAATCATAATGGAGATATATTCTTCTGTGGAAGCAATGGAGTATTATTTACCAATAAAAAGAACATCAAGTTCTCTCCTTATCAACCTAAAGTATTCTTTAATGGTCTTCAGGTAAATGGAGATTGGGTAGATGTGGGCGAAGAAGTAAATGGCAGGGTTTTACTTTCTACTTACCTAGATCATTCTAAAAAATTAGAGTTAGCTTATGCAGAAAATGAAGTGGCTATTTCTGTGAGAGGGATTTACCCACCTGCTCCTAATAAAATAACGTACAAGTATCGATTGAAGAAAGAGAACAACAAGGATCAAAAATGGCTGACAACTAAAAATGAGGACATCAATTTTGGTTCGGTAGTTCCTGGTACTTATGAAGTAGAGATTTTTGCAGAAGATCATCAAGGGAATGTATCGAAAAAGAATGTACTCTCACTAAAGGTGAAAAAGCCTTGGTGGATGTATCCAATAGTTTGGGTAGCCTTTATGATCTTGTTTATGTTGATAGGTATTATCATCTATAAATCTAAAGTGAAGCAACACAAAGAGAAAGCGAAACTTTTGGAAAATATTGTTCAGGAAAGAACCAAAGAAATTCAGATGCGAAATGAAGAATTGCATCAGCAATCTGAGGAATTAGAGCAACAAAGAGATCACTTATTTGAAGCTAATCAAACCATCTCAACAAAAAACGAACTGATCACTCAGAGTTTGAATTATGCTAAAACAATTCAAGAGACTATTCTTCCGATTGATGATCAGATGGAAAGTAGTTTTACAGATCACTTTGTTTATTATCGACCAAAAGATATCGTTTCAGGAGATTTTTACTGGATGGCAAAAGAAGAGAATAAGACCATTATTGCTTGTGTAGATTGTACAGGTCATGGTGTCCCTGGAGCGTTAATGTCGATGGTTGGAAATGCTGTATTAAATCAGATTGTTAAAGAGAAAAAAATCTTTTCGCCGAAAGTAATTTTGGAAGAATTAGATAGTCGAATTAAGAAAATCCTTAAACAAGAAAAAGGGTTTAATGATGACGGAATGGATTTATCAATTTGTTGTTTGGAGAGACAAGAACAAAAAATAAAACTGACTTTCAGTGGTGCGAAAAATGACTTGTATTATGCAAGAAGTTTTGAAAATGAAGTATCCGTAATCAAAGGTACCAAGAGACACATAGGAGGAAAAATTGCTTCCTCCAAAGAATTTGAGGAGGAGTCGATGTACTTCCTTCCTGGAGATAGAATTTACCTATTTACAGATGGAATTATTGATCTTCATAATGGGGAAAGAAGACGTTTTGGAAGAAAAAGACTAATTGAGTTAGTAGAAAATACATTAGATACTCCTGTTTCTATACAAGGAGAGAAAATTGTGAAACATGTAGAGGAATATTCTGAAAATCAATTACAAAGGGATGATATTACCTTTATGGCTATGGCATTGTAA